The following DNA comes from Tunturibacter psychrotolerans.
GGTGACGAGGGCGGAGATGGCTTTGCAGGTGGAGGTGTCGGCTTCGCCGTTGTTGACGTTGCGGAGAAGGCTTTCGACCTTGGCGAGATGGCCCTGGGTTTCGGTGAGGTGGTTGCTGAAGGCGGAGGCGAGTTGGGGGTCGGTCGCTTTTTCAATCATGGTGGGCAGAGCCTTGGTGATCTTCTGCTCCATGTCGAGCGCCTTCCTGAGATTGGCGATGTAGAGGGTGCGGAGGTCTTCGATATTTTCGGAAAAAAACTTCATGGGGAGGTTCTCCTTGAAAAATTTGCGCGTTGTCCCGCCGGCGTAGATTACGCCGTGGTGTGATGGGTACCTTGGATGTGGGTGAGAGCGGCGAACGTTCCAGCCGGGGGGCTCACGGTCGTTCTGCTTGCTGATGGATTGGATGCGGTGTTGTGAGGATGGTTGGCTGCTCGGCGGATGTGTCGTGGGAGCGATGCACTGTGTCGGTGTGGAGTGTTGCGTTGATTGAAGTAAGAGGAGGTGCAATGGCAGATTTCCTGCGGTCTGGTGGATGGCTGGAGTCCGGATGGCTGAAAGGTGCACATCAAATCGACTGCGCGTGCATCGTATACTTACTCGATAACACTGTAAGACGGCAGGGGAGAGACATGAGCGAAAACGGGAACGGCGCAGCTTCAAATGGCAACGGCAATGGGGCGCATTCGCACGGTAACGACTACAAGGTGCCGACCGGGCGTGCGGAGTGGATTGTGAAGCGCAAGGCCGAGGCGGCGCGGACTGGCGACACGAATATGAGCCAGATGCACTTTGCGCGGAATGGCATGATTACCGAGGAGATGGCTTACGTCGCCCAGCGGGAGAAGATTTCGGCAGAGCTGGTGAGGAGCGAGGTGGCGAAGGGGACGATGATTATCCCTGCGAACATCAATCACGTTGAGCTGGAGCCGATGGCGATCGGGGTGGAGTCGCTGTGCAAGATCAATGCGAATATCGGGAACTCGGCGCTGGTGTCGAATGTGGATGAAGAGCTCCGGAAGCTGCATACTGCGGTGCACTTTGGCGCGGATACCGTAATGGATCTCTCGACGGGCGGCGATATTCCGATGATTCGGGAGCAGATTTTGCGGCATTCGCCGGTGCCGATCGGGACGGTGCCGTTGTATGAGGCGCTGAGCCGGGTGAAGAGGGTGGAGGATCTGAATATTGATCTTTATCTTGAGGTGATTGAGGAGCAGGCACAGCAGGGAGTTGACTACTTTACGATTCATGCGGGTGTGCTGATTGAATATGTGCCGCTGGTGGCCAAGCGGATTACGGGGATTGTGAGCCGGGGCGGGGCGATTCTTGCGCAGTGGATGACCTCGCACCATAAACAGAACTTTTTGTATGAGAACTTTGACCGGATCACGAAGGTGATGGCGAAGTATGACGTTAGCTATTCGCTGGGGGATGGGCTGCGGCCGGGTTGTCTGGCGGATGCCAGCGATGAGGCTCAGTTTGCGGAGTTGAAGACGCTGGGTGAGTTGACGCGGCAGGCGTGGAAGAGCGATGTGCAGGTGATGATCGAGGGGCCGGGACATATTCCGATGGACCAGATCAAGCTGCAGGTGGATAAGGAAGTCGAGCTTTGCGATGGGGCTCCGTTCTATGTGCTGGGGCCGCTGGTGACCGATATTGCTCCGGGCTATGACCACATTACGTCGGCGATTGGCGCGGCGATGATTGGTTGGCATGGTGCGGCGATGCTTTGCTATGTGACGCCGAAGGAGCACCTGGGGCTGCCGAATGAAAAGGATGTGAAGGACGGGATTATCGCTTACAAGATTGCTGCTCATGCGGCGGATGTGGCGAGGCACCGGCCGGGGGCGCGGGATCGGGATGATGCGATCTCGCATGCGCGGTACACGTTCGATTGGGATAAGCAGTTTGCGTTGTCGCTGGATCCGGAGACGGCGCGTGGGATGCACGATGAGACGCTGCCGGATGATTACTACAAGGAAGCGGCGTTCTGCAGTATGTGCGGGCCGAAGTTCTGCAGCATGAACTGGTCGAGCAAGGTGGATGAGTTCAATGCGAAGGAGCATGGACTGCATAAGCAGGATCTGACCCAGATTGTGACGGAGCAGATGGCGTTGCGCGGGTAGGGTTTCTACGCTAAAGGATGAAGGCCGCATCTCTGGTTTGAGAGTCGGCCTTTATTTTTGCGGGGAGGGTTTCTTGTTGGGTTGGCTCTTAGCGTTGGCTGAGAGTTTATTGCGGCGGGGGCGAACGAGACTGAGCTGTGGGGCGGCAAGGGGTGGTTCGGAGCTGGGTTCGAAGGACGGCTCGAATTGGTCAGCGCTGAAGTTGAAGGCCAGGCCCGCAATGCGGTGGAGGATTCGGGTTGGTGTGGGCTGGCAACAACGGACCCCGTGGGGCGGCAGCACAGGGGTGAGGCTAGAGAATATCGTTCCCCTCTTTGTCGGATCGCATGGCAAGAAGTGCAGGAGCAATAATCATTGCGAGAAATACCAAAGCTAAAACCAGATCATGGACCATTGGGGAGTCTCCTTTTGGCGGCTTTGACCGTCTTGAGAGTAATCATGCGGCAGGTAACTAACTGGGAATATCCCACTTCGGCACTGAAAGATACATCCTTTGGGGGATGTTCTCTCTTCAGGCTGTCCTGCCGGACGGGCCTCCTGCGCGGAGGGCGGTCACTTCGTGACTTTTGTATCCCTTAGGGTGGTCCTCCCGTTGGTCGGAGTCTGGTTATTTGGCGGCTTCGAGGATGGCGGCCGAGCGGTTTAGGGCTGCGGTGAGGGCGGCTAGCTGGGCCTGGGCGCGGGGGGCGTCGGGGGCGTCGATACCCTCGTTGACGCCGGGGATGACGACCGCGGCGTAACCGGTGAACTCGCCGGGGGCGTAGATGGTGTGTTTGTACCAGGGGCGTTTGGGAAGGCCTTCGGGGTTTAGGAGGGCTTCTTCAGCGTTGCGAAGGGCCTCGTTCAGGGAGGTGGGGTTGGAGGGTGGCGCGGACTGGACGGCCCGGATGGCTGTGCCGGCGGCGGCGAAGCGGTTGGAGGCAGCGACGGCGGCGGTGAAGTCAAGGGTGAGGGCTTTGGTGGTGGCTAGTTTTTGCGCCGCCTCCAGGTAGCCTACGATCTCTTTGCCGTAGAGCTGGTAGTCGTAGGGGAGGACGTCGGCGTCGGCCATATGGAGGATCTCAAGGCCGAAGACGCGGGCTTGTTGCTGTTCGTAGACGAAGCTGGGGTCGGCGAATTTGGTGAACCAGTTGTAGTTGTCGAAGACGGAGTGATAGACGCCGTAGGGGCCTTCCGAGCCGATGTCGGTGGAGGGGACGCCGAGGTGCTGGATGAAGGGGGTGTAGTCGGAGCCGGAGCCGAGGGTGCCGATGCGGACGTCGGAGTCGGTGGATTCGGAGGAGCGGTTGCGCTTGCGGGTGGGGGAAGGGGCGTTCTGGTCGGCCTTCCACTGGTCGTAGACGGTGCCGCCCTTGGGGCTGGGGACTTCTTTGGTGACCTCGCGGACGAATTGTTTGAGGGAGGGGACGGAGGCGGCGTCGAAGTTGGGGCCGGCCACACCTACGTCGGTGTTGAAGTAGGCGACGGCGTGGGCGAGGATTTTTTCGTGTTGCTCCGCCCATTCGGTTGAGCCGATGAGGCCTTCTTCTTCGGCATCCCAACTGCCGATGACGATGGTGCGCTTTGGTTTCCAGCCCTGCTTGAGGAGTTGGCCTAGTCCGTGGACGGTTTCGAGCATGGCTGCGGTGCCGGAGTTGGGATCGACGGCGCCGTAGACCCAGGCGTCGCGGTGGTTGCCGGCTACTACCCAGTTGTCTTTCTGAGAGGCGTCGGTTCCGTTGATGGTGCCCGTGACGTCCCAGATGGTGCGGAGGGCGATGTCCTGATCCAGGTGCATGTGGACGGTGACTTTGTTGGCGTCGGGGTGATTGCCGCCTGCGCCGAGGTGGTAGGTGAAGGGAAGGGCGCCTTGCCAGTCGCGGGGAGACTCTTCGCCACCGAGGGCTTTGAGGATGGGGGCGGCGTCGTGGTAGGAGAGCGGATTGGTGGGGATACTGGGCTGATTGTTTTGCAGTTTATCGGCGGGGATGCGTTTGGAGTCGGGTAGGTCGGGGGTGGAGGCGGTGCCGGGAGTGGTGGGGTCGCCGGGATAGATGGGGAGGAACTGGACGGAGCCACGCTGGACGCCGGTTTCGGGGCGGTAGGGGCCTTTGGGGTACATGTCGCCGCGGAAGTAGCCGTCATCGGCGGGGTCGGAGTAGATGATGACGCCGACGGCTCCGTACTGCTGGGCGATGTAGGTCTTGATGCCGCGGAAGTTTTCGCCGTAGCGGACGATGACGATCTTTCCTTTGACGCTGATGCCTAGTTTGGCGAGCTGTTGGAAGTCGGCCAGGGTGCCGTAGTTGGCGTAGACGACTTCGGCGGTGACGTCGCCGGAGGGGGAGGAGCCGTTGAAGGCGGGGAGGATGCGGGGATCGTCCTGGAAGGGGTCGCCACCGAATTTGTTAGGGTCGACGTGCTCTGGCGTGGGGCCGGACATGAGCTTTTTGCCGTCGGCGTCAAAGGCTTCGATCTCGATTTTGATGGGCTTGGTGAGGAGGACTTTGTACGGAACGATCTCGGTTTCGAGGCCGGCGGCTTTGAACTTGTCGGCGACGTAGACGGCGGTGGCGTAGTCCTCGGGCGAGCTAGCCCAGTGGGGCGCGGCGGTGAGGGTCTTGAGATGCTGGCCGGCGAGGGCGGCGTCCGGGACGGCCATGAAGGCTTTGTCCAATTTGGCTTGCTGCGAGAAGTCGCGGTAGCCGAAGACCTGTGGGGCGGGGGACTGGGCGAGAGTGAGGGCGGCGAGAGGAAGCAAGCAGGCTACGGTGCGGAGACGGATCAAGTCGCGGGGCCTCAGAGGTTGAGTGATTGAGATATCAGACAGGGTATCGCAAATTGCTTGGGTGCGCCCTGCGCGGGCGGCGGTCACTTCGTGACTTGTATACCGGTTTCGCCACTGGGCCTCCCGATGGTCGGCGAAAAGTTTTCTATCGACACTAGAAGCCGGGTGGATTTTCCTGGGCTACGTTGAAGTGGCGCTCGAATGCGAGGCCTGCGCTGGCGATGGTGCCTTCGTCGAAGAGGCGGCCGATGAGGGTGACGCCGTGGGGGACGCGGCGGGCGGGGTTGAATTTCGGGAGCGGCTTGGCGGGGTCGGGAGCCCAATCGCTGCGGGCCTCGGAGACTTCGACGAAGCCGGCGCGGAGGGTGAGAGAAGGGTGGCCGGTGAAGTTGGTGATGGTGAGAATCTCGTCGCGGAGCGAGGGGACGAGGAGGAGATCGACTTCGGACATGATGCGGGCCATCTCGAGGGCGACCATGCGGCGGAGGCGGTCGGCCTGGACGTAGTCGACTGCGGAGAGGAAGCGGGACTGGCGGAAGGTGTTGGGCCAGGCGTCGGGGACTTGCGCTTTGAGCTGGTCGAGCTGGTGGTTGAGGGTGATCTCTTCAAAGGCGGCGGCGGCTTCGGCGAAGAGGATGAGGTCGAGGTTGTCGTAGGGCCAGTCGGGGAGAGTGACTTCGACTGGCGTCATGCCGAGGGTGGAGATGGCGGCTAGGGCGGCGCGGTCGACGTCGGTGGCGGGGGCTTCTTTCATCCACTGGGGGAAGTAGCCTACTTTTAGATTTTTTATTGAGGACTGTGCGTCGAAGTCGAGTTTGCTGGGGACGCAGGCTACGTCGTGGCCGTCAGGGCCGGTGATGGTGTTGAGGACGAGCATGGTGTCTTCGACGCTGCGAGCCATGGGGCCGAGTTTGTCGAGAGACCAGCAGAGGGTCATGGCTCCGGTGCGCGGGACGCGACCGTAAGTGGGGCGAAGGCCGGTGACTCCGCAACGCATGGACGGGCTGACGATGCTGCCTCCGGTTTCGGAGCCGATGGCGAAGGCTACGAGGCCTGCGGCGGTGGCGGCGCCAGGGCCTGCGCTGCTGCCGCTGGAGCCTTCTTCGAGGAGCCAGGGGTTCATGGTCTGGCCGCCGAACCAGACGTCGTTGAGGGCGAGTGCGCCGAGAGAGAGTTTTGCGATGAGGACTGCGCCCGCGGCGTTGAGGCGTTCGGCGACGGTGGCGTCGGCGGTGGGGATGCGGTGCTGGAAGGGCTCGGCGCCGTAGGTGGTGGCGATGCTGGCGGTGTCGAGGAGATCTTTTGCGCCCCAGGGGATGCCGTGGAGCGGACCGCGGTAGTGGCCGGCGGCGATTTCGGCGTCGGCGGCTTTGGCTTGGGCGAGGGCGTGATCGCGAGTGAGGGTGATGATGCAGTTGATCTTGGGATTGAGGCGCTCGATGCGTGCGAGGTAGATCTCGGTGAGGCGGGTGCTGGTTAGCTTGCGGGTCTCGATCCAGCGGGAAAGTTGGTGGACGGGAGCGAAGGCGATGGCTTCGTCAGTGGTGGGGAGTGGGGCTTCGGATTTGGTGCGGATGAATTCGTTTTTTGGCGGAAGCGTGGGCTGGCCGGGGAGGATGGAGTTGATGAGAGAGTACGGTGCGGTGGTGTTGGGGATGGCGACTTTGCGGGGGCCGGTGCGGCGTTCGTAGAGGGGAGCCATGGCGGCGCGCCAATTGCCGGCGGCCTGGGCGCGATCTTTTTCGGTGAGAGGGAACTGGACTAGCTTTTCAGCTTCGGCGACGGTGGCGGGAGAGACCTCGGGGCCGACAGAGGGAGAGGTGCCGAATGCGGGTGGTGCGCCGGGAGTTGGGGGTGTGACGGGAGTTTGGGCGAGTGCGGAGGCGGAGGCGAGCAGAGTGAGGGTGCTTTGAGTCAGGAATTCCCGGCGTGATTTCGACATTGGTTCCTCTGGTGAGGAATTGTAACGGGAGAGTTGCGAGGAGATGTCATGAGCAAGAGCCGATGACGTTCGATTGTGGGTTTCGGGAAAGAGCGGCGGGTGGCGAGACCGCAGGCAGCGTCATACACTGGCTCTTCTTGCTGCTGGTGGTGCGAAACCGAACAAGGCGGGGTGGGTTAGCTATGTCGATGGTTGTGTCGAAGGACGGGACGGAGATTGTGTATGACCGCGAGGGGGCGGGGGCGGCAGTGGTGTTGGTTGATGGCGCTCTGGGTACACGCTCGACTTTTACGAAGCCGGAGCTGATGAGGTTGTTGGGGCACAGGTTTACGGTCTACAACTATGACCGCAGAGGACGCGGGGAGAGCGGAGACACCGGACCGTATGCTGTGGTGCGGGAGGTGGAGGATATTGAGGCTCTGATTGTGGCAGCGGGTGGAACGGCGTTTATGTATGGTCACTCTTCGGGTGCGGCGCTTGGGCTGGAGGCGGCGCTGGCACTAGGTCGAAAGGTGAAGGCGCTGGCGATGTATGAGGCTCCTTTCAATGACGATGAGGCGGGGCAACAGAGACGGAAAAAGTATGTGAGTGAGCTTGAGATTCTGTTGGCCGACGGGCGCAGAGAAGATGCGGTGCTGCTCTTTCTGGGACACCTGCAGATACCGGCGCCGCAGGTGGAGATGATGCGTGGGCTGCCTCTATGGGACGAGTTCAAGGCAGCCGCACCTACGCTAGCTTATGATGCGGATGTTTTGGGCGAGACGGGTCGCGTGCCGGTGGAGCGTGCTGCTCGAAGCTCCTGCACTGGTGATGTATGGCGGGGCGAGTTATCCGTATATGGCGGAGACGGCGCGGAGATTGAGCAAGGTAATGCCGCGGGCGCGGCTTCACGTACTCGAGGGGCAGATGCATGGGGCGAATCCAACGGTGTTGGCACCTGTTTTGGCACAATTTTTTTCGTCGCAAGGGTGAGTGCGACCTGGATGAACAGGTTGTCCCCTAGTCGGGGACCTGCCAGCCTACGGGGCTTTGGGCGAGGGTGATGGTGTCGGTGGCCTGGCTGGTGGTGGCACGGGCCATCGCTGGGAAGGCGGCCTGAACGTCGTGGCTCTCGGCCCAGACGGGGACTTCCTTCATCGTGTAGCTGTAGGTGACTTTTGTTTCTTTGAAGCCGTTGGTGACTTCGACGGGAGTGAAGCTGTTGATGCCGGTGACTTCACGGTGGCCGTAGCAGAAGCGTGGTGCGTAGCGAGTTCCGGCAGTAGCTACGGTATAGCGGCTGACGTGGATGCTGGTCTCAACAGACTTCTCGAGAAGAAGACTTTTGACGAGTGTGTCCATTTGCTTTGTTTTTTCGGCGTCACCGGTTTCGAAAGGGAAGCGCGTGTCGGTGAACAGGCACTCGGGGTGGTCAAGGTAGTGGTTGTTGATGCCGATGGTGAAGTTGGCGGGGGTGGCGGCAGCTTTGCCGGTATCGTTGCAGCCTGTAAAGACGAGGGAGGCGAAGGTTAGAGCAGCGGCTGCGAGGGTAGTAAGGGCTGGCTTGCTTTGAACGATTTTCATCGCTTCTCCTATTTGGTCTAGCTAGTTGGATGCAGTTGCCGTGGATGAGTGTTTGTATCTGTGGATGTTGCAGTTGTTTTCTTTTTCGATCGCGGGGGAGGAAAGCTAGTCGGTGAGGACTTCGTCGGGGACGGGGTCGAGCTCTCCGATGGTCTTCATGGTGGCGAGGGTCTGGAGGTTGATCTGGACCTGCGCCCATTTTTCCGGATTTTTCTTTGTCTCGATTGGGGATTGAGGGTCGGCGTAGTAGGCGACGAGGTCGTGCTTGAGTTGGAAGGGGACGACGTTGGCGGGGTTTTTGGTGATGGTGGCGAGGAGTTTGGCGTAGGTCTCGTCGGTGAGGCGGTATGCGCCCGGCTTGACGACGTCGCCGGTGTCGAGATCGCGGTTGGCGATGTAGTGGTCGATGGTGTCGTAGTTGGTGAGGACCAGGCGCATGGCCTGGATGGAATGGTTCACGCTCTTAATGTAGAGGTCTTCGGTTTGCTGGGTGGGGCCTTTGATGGCGAGGAGCTTGAGAGTGCCGACTTTGGGCAGGATGTAGATGAAGCCGGCGTAAAGGTGGCTGCGGACGCCAGGCTTTTTGCGGTATGCCTCCCAGTTGTTGTCGGCGGAGGCCTGGCGGAGATCGGCTGCGAGTGTGTCCAGATCGGGGCTGGGGAGATCGGTTGGGAAGTCCTTTTTGTGAAGGATGGTTTCGGCGCGGGCGATGTTGGGGAGGAAGCGGCGGACGGCGTATCGATAGATGCGGATGGAGGTTTCTTTGCTGCCGATGATGTCGGGGAGGCGGAGGCCGTAGGTTTCGAAGAAGGCTTTGCGGAGCAGTGGGGCGGGGACTTCGAGGCCGACGAATTTGGTGTAGTCGGAGGGCGCGAAACGGAGCTTGCTGAGCTGGTTGATGTCGAAGGCGAATTCGGTTTGGACGTGGGCGTGTGGGTTTTCGGCGTAGTTGACCGAGGGGCCGTATTTCTTTTCGAGCTTGGGGAACTCGACGGGGACGGACTGGTTGACGGCGTACTTGTGGCCGAAGTTGTCGCCGATGTAGTGGGAGAGGGAGCCGATGGCGAAGGCTAGTTCGTCTGGCGTCTGGGCGTTGTGGAGAAGGGAGAGGACGAAGTCGCCGGAGCGGACGTAGTGGGTGAGGTTAGAGAAGAAGGCGTTGCCGAATGGGTAGTAGCCGAAGTCCTGAATGGCGCTGCCACCGTAGGCGTAGGCGTGGGCCTCTTGAAGTTGGGCTTCGGTCAGGTTGGGAAATTTTTTGAGCAGGAGAGGGCGGATGGTCTGCTTCCAGGCGAGATCGATGAGCTCCTGGTGGGTCTGGACGGAGTAGGGGACGGCAGGGATGGCCGTAAAGAACAGGGTCAGTAGAGCTATCGTTTTGAAGAAAGCGCTGCGGGGATGGGTGCGGATGATGTCTGTCCCTTCTTGCTGTTGTGCTGCACTCACACTGTACATAGCTCGGCGTGGAGAGGAAAGAGGTAGGCTGGCTGGGGGAGTCAGGATGCGGTCGAGGTGGATCCGGTATGTGATGGGAGTGGTTGCGTTCGCGGGGGTGAGCTGGGCGTGGTACTTCGCGACGGGGCGGTCGGGCGAGATCGCGCCTGCGGCTGAGAGGAGGGTGATGCCGGAGCTGGTGATGAGACAGCTCGATGGCGGTACGTGGAGGATGGCGGAGCATCGGGGGCAGGTGGTGCTGGTGAACTATTGGGCGAGCTGGTGCGGGCCTTGCTGGGAGGAGACGCCGGGGTTGATTCGGTTGTCGAAGGAACTGGGGCCGCAGGGGTTGGCAGTGGTGGGCGTGGCGGTGGATGAAGGTGGGACGGCGAAGGTGAAGAAGTTTGTGGAGGAGTTTCGCGTGCCGTATCCAGTGGCGTTGCCGGAGCCGGGATCGCAGATGGCCTATGGAATGGCGGGTGTGCCTACGACAATTTTGATAGACCGGATGGGTCGAGTGGCGAAGACTTATGTTGGAGCGGTGCGGCAGGACGACTTCGAGAAGGACGTGCAGGAGTTATTGAGGGAAGGCGAGACGAAGGTTGTCTCGTCGATTGGGCGATAGACGGCGATAGTTTTTAACCGTTATCTGAGGCAAGAAGGCGTACTGTGGCAAGATTGCCAGAAAAAGTAAGTTGACCAGGTTGGTATCGAGTCAACGAGATCATAGATTCCTCCTATGGGCCCATGCACAGATTCCCACCGGTGGACGCCATGACACGATTCGATTCGTGGCGGGCCGTCCGACGGACATCTTTCATGCAAAGAGGCGAACCATGAACTTCGACAAGAACGACACCGCGGTAGTTTTTATCGACCCACAGAATGACGTGTTGAGTGAAACGGGACTTAGTTGGCCGCTGCTCCATGAAAGTCTCAAAGAGAACAACACGATTGAGAATATGGAACGTATCTTCAAGGCCGCGAAGGCCTATGGATACGAGGTCTTCATCTCTCCACACTATTTTTATCCGACCGATAGAGGATGGAAGTTCAACGGTCCACTCGAAACCGATGAGGTTATTCATAACGAGTTTGGTCGCAAAGGGGTCTTGACTCTCGAGGGCTTCAAAGGATCGGGTGCAGACTGGCTGGAGCGATTCAAGCCTTACATCGAGGATGGCAAAACCATCGTAGCATCGCCACATCGCGTGTGGGGTCCGGAGAGTAATGACCTTGTTCTACAGCTGCGCAAACGCAGGATCAGCAAGATCATTCTGGGCGGAATGCTGGCTAATATGTGCGTAGAATCTCACCTTCGAGAGTTGGTCGAACAAGGCTTCGAGGTTGCCGTGGTGAAAGACGCTACGGCAGGGCCGAAGCACCCGGAGTGGGGCTATGGGTACACGGCGGCACTCATCAATTATGCGTTTATTGCACATGCGGTTCCGACGACGGACGAAGCAGTAAAGGCCATGGAGCGCGGTCCGCAATAGTTCGGAGGGTTCGAGTCGGAAGATCGCTGAGCAAGCTAAATGCTGAAGTTTAGTAGGCGCCTTTGCGGAGGTTGATGCCGTACTCGAGAAAGCCTTTCAGGGCGCAGCTCATCTGGGTCCATCCGTGGCAGTTGCCGTAAGAGCCGTCGAGACCCTGCTGGGTTTCGCGCCAACCGGATTCGGAGATGCGAACGAGAGTGTTGGCAGGGCCCAGGGATTCGAAGGTCATCTCGACGGTGGTCTTGTAGTCGGCTGGGGGAGGGAGCTTGTTTTCGGTGGGCGGCTCGTACGCGGGCCATTCGAAGATGATCTGCTGGTTGGGAGTGACTTTCTTTACAGTGACGGGACAGTCGCCGGGATAGTCGGCGAAGCGCCATATGACGGTGGTGCCTTCGTCGAGTGGTGCGCTGGCACCGCCGGTGGTGAAGTAGGCGCTGAGTTTGGTGGGGTTGTAGACGGCGTCGAAGACCTCGGCGAGGGGCTTCTGGATCTTGGTCTGGACTTGAAATTTGAGTTGCATGGGTTGGTTCACCTCGTGGTGGATTGGCGATATTTATATGTTATGCTTTTGTA
Coding sequences within:
- a CDS encoding alpha/beta fold hydrolase, which codes for MTFDCGFRERAAGGETAGSVIHWLFLLLVVRNRTRRGGLAMSMVVSKDGTEIVYDREGAGAAVVLVDGALGTRSTFTKPELMRLLGHRFTVYNYDRRGRGESGDTGPYAVVREVEDIEALIVAAGGTAFMYGHSSGAALGLEAALALGRKVKALAMYEAPFNDDEAGQQRRKKYVSELEILLADGRREDAVLLFLGHLQIPAPQVEMMRGLPLWDEFKAAAPTLAYDADVLGETGRVPVERAARSSCTGDVWRGELSVYGGDGAEIEQGNAAGAASRTRGADAWGESNGVGTCFGTIFFVARVSATWMNRLSPSRGPASLRGFGRG
- a CDS encoding SRPBCC family protein, which produces MQLKFQVQTKIQKPLAEVFDAVYNPTKLSAYFTTGGASAPLDEGTTVIWRFADYPGDCPVTVKKVTPNQQIIFEWPAYEPPTENKLPPPADYKTTVEMTFESLGPANTLVRISESGWRETQQGLDGSYGNCHGWTQMSCALKGFLEYGINLRKGAY
- a CDS encoding TlpA family protein disulfide reductase; the protein is MRSRWIRYVMGVVAFAGVSWAWYFATGRSGEIAPAAERRVMPELVMRQLDGGTWRMAEHRGQVVLVNYWASWCGPCWEETPGLIRLSKELGPQGLAVVGVAVDEGGTAKVKKFVEEFRVPYPVALPEPGSQMAYGMAGVPTTILIDRMGRVAKTYVGAVRQDDFEKDVQELLREGETKVVSSIGR
- a CDS encoding cysteine hydrolase; translation: MNFDKNDTAVVFIDPQNDVLSETGLSWPLLHESLKENNTIENMERIFKAAKAYGYEVFISPHYFYPTDRGWKFNGPLETDEVIHNEFGRKGVLTLEGFKGSGADWLERFKPYIEDGKTIVASPHRVWGPESNDLVLQLRKRRISKIILGGMLANMCVESHLRELVEQGFEVAVVKDATAGPKHPEWGYGYTAALINYAFIAHAVPTTDEAVKAMERGPQ
- a CDS encoding amidase; its protein translation is MSKSRREFLTQSTLTLLASASALAQTPVTPPTPGAPPAFGTSPSVGPEVSPATVAEAEKLVQFPLTEKDRAQAAGNWRAAMAPLYERRTGPRKVAIPNTTAPYSLINSILPGQPTLPPKNEFIRTKSEAPLPTTDEAIAFAPVHQLSRWIETRKLTSTRLTEIYLARIERLNPKINCIITLTRDHALAQAKAADAEIAAGHYRGPLHGIPWGAKDLLDTASIATTYGAEPFQHRIPTADATVAERLNAAGAVLIAKLSLGALALNDVWFGGQTMNPWLLEEGSSGSSAGPGAATAAGLVAFAIGSETGGSIVSPSMRCGVTGLRPTYGRVPRTGAMTLCWSLDKLGPMARSVEDTMLVLNTITGPDGHDVACVPSKLDFDAQSSIKNLKVGYFPQWMKEAPATDVDRAALAAISTLGMTPVEVTLPDWPYDNLDLILFAEAAAAFEEITLNHQLDQLKAQVPDAWPNTFRQSRFLSAVDYVQADRLRRMVALEMARIMSEVDLLLVPSLRDEILTITNFTGHPSLTLRAGFVEVSEARSDWAPDPAKPLPKFNPARRVPHGVTLIGRLFDEGTIASAGLAFERHFNVAQENPPGF
- the thiC gene encoding phosphomethylpyrimidine synthase ThiC; this translates as MSENGNGAASNGNGNGAHSHGNDYKVPTGRAEWIVKRKAEAARTGDTNMSQMHFARNGMITEEMAYVAQREKISAELVRSEVAKGTMIIPANINHVELEPMAIGVESLCKINANIGNSALVSNVDEELRKLHTAVHFGADTVMDLSTGGDIPMIREQILRHSPVPIGTVPLYEALSRVKRVEDLNIDLYLEVIEEQAQQGVDYFTIHAGVLIEYVPLVAKRITGIVSRGGAILAQWMTSHHKQNFLYENFDRITKVMAKYDVSYSLGDGLRPGCLADASDEAQFAELKTLGELTRQAWKSDVQVMIEGPGHIPMDQIKLQVDKEVELCDGAPFYVLGPLVTDIAPGYDHITSAIGAAMIGWHGAAMLCYVTPKEHLGLPNEKDVKDGIIAYKIAAHAADVARHRPGARDRDDAISHARYTFDWDKQFALSLDPETARGMHDETLPDDYYKEAAFCSMCGPKFCSMNWSSKVDEFNAKEHGLHKQDLTQIVTEQMALRG
- a CDS encoding zinc dependent phospholipase C family protein, with protein sequence MSAAQQQEGTDIIRTHPRSAFFKTIALLTLFFTAIPAVPYSVQTHQELIDLAWKQTIRPLLLKKFPNLTEAQLQEAHAYAYGGSAIQDFGYYPFGNAFFSNLTHYVRSGDFVLSLLHNAQTPDELAFAIGSLSHYIGDNFGHKYAVNQSVPVEFPKLEKKYGPSVNYAENPHAHVQTEFAFDINQLSKLRFAPSDYTKFVGLEVPAPLLRKAFFETYGLRLPDIIGSKETSIRIYRYAVRRFLPNIARAETILHKKDFPTDLPSPDLDTLAADLRQASADNNWEAYRKKPGVRSHLYAGFIYILPKVGTLKLLAIKGPTQQTEDLYIKSVNHSIQAMRLVLTNYDTIDHYIANRDLDTGDVVKPGAYRLTDETYAKLLATITKNPANVVPFQLKHDLVAYYADPQSPIETKKNPEKWAQVQINLQTLATMKTIGELDPVPDEVLTD
- a CDS encoding M28 family metallopeptidase, which gives rise to MIRLRTVACLLPLAALTLAQSPAPQVFGYRDFSQQAKLDKAFMAVPDAALAGQHLKTLTAAPHWASSPEDYATAVYVADKFKAAGLETEIVPYKVLLTKPIKIEIEAFDADGKKLMSGPTPEHVDPNKFGGDPFQDDPRILPAFNGSSPSGDVTAEVVYANYGTLADFQQLAKLGISVKGKIVIVRYGENFRGIKTYIAQQYGAVGVIIYSDPADDGYFRGDMYPKGPYRPETGVQRGSVQFLPIYPGDPTTPGTASTPDLPDSKRIPADKLQNNQPSIPTNPLSYHDAAPILKALGGEESPRDWQGALPFTYHLGAGGNHPDANKVTVHMHLDQDIALRTIWDVTGTINGTDASQKDNWVVAGNHRDAWVYGAVDPNSGTAAMLETVHGLGQLLKQGWKPKRTIVIGSWDAEEEGLIGSTEWAEQHEKILAHAVAYFNTDVGVAGPNFDAASVPSLKQFVREVTKEVPSPKGGTVYDQWKADQNAPSPTRKRNRSSESTDSDVRIGTLGSGSDYTPFIQHLGVPSTDIGSEGPYGVYHSVFDNYNWFTKFADPSFVYEQQQARVFGLEILHMADADVLPYDYQLYGKEIVGYLEAAQKLATTKALTLDFTAAVAASNRFAAAGTAIRAVQSAPPSNPTSLNEALRNAEEALLNPEGLPKRPWYKHTIYAPGEFTGYAAVVIPGVNEGIDAPDAPRAQAQLAALTAALNRSAAILEAAK